A segment of the Deinococcus roseus genome:
GATGGAGGCGAAGTCGGCGTCTTCATTCAAGAACAGTTGCACCCGGGTGGCTGGATCCTGCACGTTGCTTAAAACCACACGTTCCACACTGGCAGGTTTGCGCCAGTAGTTGGGGTTGCGTTTGAGGACAATGTTCTGACCCACATCGTAACGTTCCAGCTGGTATGGTCCTGAGCCGAGCGGAATGGTTTTCTGGAAGATGCTGTCTTTGTCTTCCTGCGCGTTGGCTTTCAGCCAGCTGGCTTCGGTTCCGTCCCATCCTCCTGCCTTGATGGTGGCTTGCTTGGAGTACACCGCTCCAACGTAAGGGGTGGCAAGGATGGCCAGGAACGGAGCGAAGGGGCGTTTGAGTTTGAAGACGATGGTTTGTGGATCCACCATCTGAATGGCGGAATTCAGGTCGCTGAATTTGATGGCTCCACTGGCGGACATTCCGTCGGTGTCGCCGAACAGCGCTTCACTGAGCAGGTAGGCTGCGCCCCAGTTGTGCACCAGCAGGCGTTTGAAGCTGTATTCGACATCGCTGGCGGTCAGTGGGCTGCCGTCCGCAAATTTCAGGCCTTTGCGCAGTTTGAAAGTGTAGGTTTTTCCGTCCTGGCTGATGCCGCCATTTTGTTTGGTGGGCACGTTCTGGGCCAGGAGGCCACTGAACCGGTCTGAAGAGATGCCCTGGTAAAACACCAGGGTTTCCAGGGTGTTTTGCAACACTTCTCCGCAGAGGTTTTCGTAGCAGTAGGCGGGATCCAGGGTGCTCCAGTCGGCAGCGTGGGCGACCGTGATCACCGAGGGGTTTTTGGCTGCCAGGGCCGGGCTGAGCAGCAGGATTGTGGTCATCAATAATTTCTGCATGGGTCTCCTTGTGTGGATGCAAGCCCACATTTTGGGTTGCATTGTCGAGAATTGTATCTGAGCCTGTATCTCAATGTGTTGAAGTGGCTAGAACGAAGCAGCACTTGCAGGTTTCTTCATGCCAACCCTTTACACTTGAACGGCAACATTGGGTTTGATCAATGCGGCTTTTGACAGGCAAAAACCCCCTGATGGGTGTCCAGGTGGGTTTTGCATGATTTTCCTTTTTGGGGTTCTGACTCAGAGGCTGCGGGTGGGCCGCTGCTGAAGGTAGGTGCCGTACCAGGGAACGGCCAGTTTCAGCACTCGACTGCCTCCCAGCACAGCCACGAAAAACAGCAGAATCTCACCCAGGACCATCATGCCTTGCAGGTATGCAACTTGCATCCCGATTTTTGATTGGGTGTCATGAAAGTACGCCTTTGCCATGTCGATGTAAGTCACGATTTCCACGAGATGTGCCATCAACCAGAACGAGCACCAGAGGAAGAGCGAGAAGGAGAGGGGCAGGGCAATGAGTCTGCTGAGCACCTTGTGCTGCTGGATCAGTTGCGTTTTTTCTTCGTCCTGTAGGACGGGAGGGTGCTGGTTTCTCCATTTGGCCAGGGTGGTTTGGAGTCGTTGCTGCACACTGGGGTGCTGGTAGGCGGCCCACAGCAGGTATCCGAGGGCCATCATTCCGAAACCCCATCCAGACACTTGCAGGAAGGTTCCTTGCAGGGCGCCGTCGAGAGCTTCGGGGTTGTGGGGGGTGAGGATTTGTTTCAGGGATGCATCCCAGGTTTTCAAGGCGTGTGCTTTGAAGTGTGTCATCTGGGTGCACTGCCAGGCCTGGTTGAGGAAGATGAGGGTGGTGGCCATGGTGAAGGTCAGTGCACCCGCGTTGATGAACTTGAGGGTCCTAAAATTGAGCATTGCTTGATACCTCCGTGAGCATTATACAATTTTGCAGCATCATAAAAAAATTCATTGATTACTCGGTTATATTTTTCTAGACTGTTATCATGCCTACATGGGTTTATGTTTTTTTGGGGGTGATGGTGATTGTGTGCGTTCTGGCCGCATTGCGGCCAGCCCGATCCCATCTGCACTTCAGGGTCAAGAAGGGTTTTTTCTCCAGGGCTGAGCTGGAGTTCTACCAGCAGCTCTGTCATGCCCTCCGGCACCAGCAGGTGATGGTGCTCTGTAAAGTTGGCCTGCGTGACATTTTCGATTTTTCTTTTGATTCCGAGCACCTCAGAGCCTTGGGGGCCAAACACGTGGACTTTCTGGTGGTCAACCAGTCGGGGCAATTGCTGTATGCGATTGAGCTGGATGGGAAAAGCCACCAGAGCCACAGGCAGCAGGCCTGGGACCAGCAAAAAAACCAGATTTTTCTCAGCGCCAGGTTGCCATTGCTGCGTTTCAGCAACCATGAAGGGGTGAGTGCTGCTCAACTCCAGGCCCGCCTTGCCGTCGCGCAAAAGAAACTCAAAGGTCAAGGATGAAGCAACCTGGAGGCAATGTGGTGTCAGAGCAGGACATCACCCGGGAAATCATGCTGGTGCAGGTCCTGGGGTTGTTGGTGCTGCTTTCACTGCTGATCCAGGCATCTCATGGTTGGTGCATTGCCTTCGTAGGGCTCTGGGTGGTCTTGAGTGCTGGATTGGTGCACTGGAAGACGTACCGCGATTGGATGCGGGAGATCTTGCAACGCAGTGTGCTGGGACAGCAGGAACGCCTTGTGCGGTTTTGTGATGAGGCTGGCATCACCGGTCCGGAGCGGGATGAATTGCTGCAAGCCCTTCCTGATCCTGTGGTTCTGGGTTTGACCCACCGGGAATGGTGGGTCATTGGTGGCGTGGTTGGCTTGCTGTTGCTTGCCCTGTGGTTTGTGTCCAGCAGCCTTCAGAGTTGAT
Coding sequences within it:
- a CDS encoding DUF2726 domain-containing protein; this encodes MVIVCVLAALRPARSHLHFRVKKGFFSRAELEFYQQLCHALRHQQVMVLCKVGLRDIFDFSFDSEHLRALGAKHVDFLVVNQSGQLLYAIELDGKSHQSHRQQAWDQQKNQIFLSARLPLLRFSNHEGVSAAQLQARLAVAQKKLKGQG